A genome region from Rhodopseudomonas boonkerdii includes the following:
- a CDS encoding ABC transporter substrate-binding protein, with protein sequence MSGMIARLLLGTAIAAATVSAATAQDKNVKIGVLTDLSGIYADLAGPGSTLAAQMAVEDSGLKAKGWIIDVISGDHQHKPDIGANLARQWFDREKMDMIADVPNSGVALAVNNVVKEKNGVYINSGGGTSDLTNAQCTPNTIHWTYDTYNLAYGTGTALTKAGGDSWFFLTADYAFGAALERDTSNALTAAGGKVVGSVKHPLNTSDFSSFVLQAQSSGAKVIGLANAGGDTSNTIKQAAEFGITKNQKMAALLLFLTDVKAIGLDLAQGLNFTETFYWDLNDDTRAFSKRFAARSKGAAPPTMVHAGVYSGTLHYLKALEALGGNPHDGAKVVAKMKEMPTDDPLFGKGSIQPNGRKIHPAYLFEVKKPSESKAPWDYYKLVATIPADQAFTPLDKSTCSLLKK encoded by the coding sequence ATGTCTGGAATGATAGCAAGACTGCTGCTCGGCACCGCCATTGCCGCCGCGACCGTGTCTGCGGCCACGGCTCAGGACAAGAACGTCAAGATCGGCGTGCTCACCGACCTTTCGGGCATCTATGCCGATCTTGCCGGGCCGGGCTCGACCCTGGCCGCGCAGATGGCGGTCGAAGACTCCGGCCTCAAGGCCAAGGGCTGGATCATCGACGTGATCTCCGGCGATCACCAGCACAAGCCGGATATCGGCGCCAATCTCGCCCGCCAGTGGTTCGACCGCGAAAAGATGGACATGATCGCCGACGTGCCGAATTCGGGCGTCGCGCTGGCCGTGAACAACGTCGTCAAGGAGAAGAACGGCGTCTACATCAATTCGGGCGGAGGCACCTCGGATCTCACCAACGCCCAGTGCACACCGAACACCATCCACTGGACCTACGACACCTACAATCTCGCTTACGGCACCGGCACCGCGCTGACCAAGGCCGGCGGCGACTCGTGGTTCTTCCTCACCGCCGACTATGCCTTCGGTGCCGCGCTCGAACGTGACACCAGCAATGCGCTGACGGCGGCGGGCGGCAAGGTCGTCGGCAGCGTCAAGCATCCGCTCAACACGTCGGACTTCTCGTCCTTCGTGTTGCAGGCGCAGTCGTCGGGGGCCAAGGTCATCGGCCTCGCCAATGCCGGCGGCGACACCTCGAACACGATCAAGCAGGCGGCCGAGTTCGGCATCACCAAGAACCAGAAGATGGCGGCGCTGCTGCTGTTCCTCACCGACGTCAAGGCGATCGGCCTCGATCTCGCCCAGGGCCTCAACTTCACCGAGACATTCTACTGGGATCTGAACGACGATACCCGCGCCTTCTCGAAGCGCTTCGCGGCGCGTTCGAAGGGGGCGGCTCCGCCGACCATGGTGCATGCGGGCGTCTATTCCGGCACGCTGCATTACCTGAAGGCGCTGGAGGCCCTCGGCGGCAATCCGCATGACGGCGCCAAGGTCGTCGCCAAGATGAAGGAAATGCCGACCGACGATCCACTGTTCGGCAAGGGCTCGATCCAGCCGAACGGCCGCAAGATCCACCCGGCCTATCTGTTCGAGGTCAAAAAGCCCTCGGAATCGAAGGCGCCGTGGGATTACTACAAGCTGGTCGCTACCATTCCGGCCGACCAGGCCTTCACGCCGCTCGACAAGAGCACCTGTTCGCTATTGAAGAAATAA
- a CDS encoding branched-chain amino acid ABC transporter permease, giving the protein MSINLQALSAQLLVGLINGSFYALLSLGLAVIFGMLNIINFAHGALYMMGAFVAYFLLNLAGIGYWPALFLAPIIVGIFGMILERTMLQWIANLDHLYGLLLTFGLALIIQGVFQNYFGSSGLPYAIPDALKGGMNLGFMFLPIYRGWVVVFSLIVCIATWFLIERTRLGAYLRAATENPTLVRAFGINVPLMITLTYGLGVGLAALAGVLSAPINQVRPLMGADLIIVVFAVVVIGGMGSIMGSIITGFTLGIIEGLTKYFYPEASNTVVFVLMVLVLLVKPSGLTGRTT; this is encoded by the coding sequence ATGTCGATCAATCTCCAGGCCCTGTCCGCCCAATTGCTGGTCGGGCTCATCAACGGCTCCTTCTACGCCTTGCTGAGTCTCGGTCTCGCCGTGATTTTCGGCATGCTGAACATCATCAATTTCGCCCATGGCGCGCTCTATATGATGGGCGCCTTCGTGGCTTACTTCCTGCTCAATCTGGCAGGCATCGGCTACTGGCCGGCGCTGTTCCTCGCGCCGATCATCGTCGGCATCTTCGGCATGATCCTGGAGCGGACCATGCTGCAATGGATCGCCAATCTCGATCATCTCTACGGCCTGCTGCTGACCTTCGGTCTCGCGCTGATCATCCAGGGCGTGTTCCAGAACTACTTCGGTTCGTCCGGTCTGCCTTACGCCATTCCCGACGCGCTGAAGGGCGGCATGAATCTCGGCTTCATGTTCCTGCCGATCTATCGCGGCTGGGTCGTGGTGTTCTCGCTCATCGTCTGCATCGCCACCTGGTTCCTGATCGAGCGCACGCGTCTCGGCGCCTATCTCCGCGCGGCGACTGAAAACCCGACGCTGGTGCGCGCCTTCGGCATCAACGTGCCGTTGATGATCACGCTGACCTATGGTCTCGGCGTCGGTCTTGCCGCGCTGGCCGGCGTGCTGTCGGCGCCGATCAACCAGGTTCGCCCCCTGATGGGCGCCGATCTCATCATCGTCGTGTTCGCGGTCGTCGTCATCGGCGGCATGGGCTCGATCATGGGATCGATCATCACCGGTTTTACCCTCGGCATCATCGAGGGTCTGACCAAGTATTTCTACCCTGAGGCCTCCAACACCGTCGTCTTCGTGCTGATGGTGCTGGTGCTCCTCGTGAAACCCTCGGGCCTGACGGGACGGACCACCTGA
- a CDS encoding branched-chain amino acid ABC transporter permease → MTTITDNSIPVQSRGVKDEMIAFVIMTVLLAAVPFTGLYPFFVMQALCFALFACAFNLLIGYGGLLSFGHAMFMGTAGYVTAHMAKVGTIGFKVPLIGEFMINMGPLSPELSIVFGLVAAFVLAVVTGLIAIRRQGIYFAMITLALSQLIFFLYLQTPFTHGEDGIQGIPQGMLFGIFNLSKPITLYYVILVGFLLGFLIIFRTINSPFGEVLKAIRENEPRAISLGYKTDQYKLLAFILSGTLAGFAGALKVFVAQNASLTDVHWTMSGEVVLITLVGGLATLYGPVVGAFVIIAMQQYLAGFGQWVTVIQGVIFVVCVLTFRRGIIGEIGHLFKRSL, encoded by the coding sequence ATGACCACCATCACCGACAATTCGATCCCCGTGCAAAGCCGTGGCGTCAAGGACGAGATGATCGCCTTTGTGATCATGACCGTCCTGCTCGCAGCCGTGCCGTTCACCGGCCTGTATCCGTTCTTCGTGATGCAGGCGCTGTGCTTCGCGCTGTTCGCCTGCGCCTTCAACCTGCTGATCGGTTACGGCGGCCTGTTGTCCTTCGGCCATGCGATGTTCATGGGCACCGCGGGCTATGTCACCGCGCATATGGCCAAGGTCGGCACCATCGGCTTCAAGGTGCCTCTGATCGGCGAGTTCATGATCAATATGGGTCCGCTGTCGCCGGAGCTCTCGATCGTGTTCGGCCTCGTCGCGGCCTTCGTGCTCGCCGTCGTCACCGGCCTGATCGCGATCCGCCGTCAGGGCATCTATTTCGCCATGATCACGCTGGCGCTGTCGCAGTTGATCTTTTTCCTCTATCTGCAGACGCCGTTCACCCATGGTGAAGACGGCATCCAGGGCATCCCGCAGGGGATGCTGTTCGGCATCTTCAACCTCTCGAAGCCGATCACGCTGTATTACGTGATCCTCGTGGGCTTCCTGCTTGGCTTCCTGATCATCTTCCGCACCATCAATTCGCCGTTCGGCGAGGTGCTGAAGGCGATCCGCGAAAACGAGCCGCGCGCGATCTCGCTCGGCTACAAGACCGACCAGTACAAGCTGCTCGCCTTCATCCTGTCGGGTACGCTTGCGGGCTTCGCCGGCGCGCTGAAAGTGTTCGTGGCGCAGAACGCCTCGCTCACCGACGTGCACTGGACCATGTCGGGTGAAGTCGTGCTGATCACGCTGGTGGGCGGCCTTGCCACGCTCTACGGCCCGGTGGTCGGCGCCTTCGTGATCATCGCCATGCAGCAATATCTCGCCGGCTTCGGTCAGTGGGTGACGGTGATCCAGGGCGTGATCTTCGTGGTCTGCGTGCTCACCTTCCGCCGTGGCATCATCGGCGAGATCGGCCACCTCTTCAAACGCTCGCTGTAA
- the mbfA gene encoding iron exporter MbfA, whose translation MKPFSALSEREVLAVAISAEEEDSRIYATFAEDLQERYPDTARIFEAMAEQERGHRHRLLDLYEKRFGPNLPPIRREDVKGFLKRRPVWLTKNLSLDVIRREVETMELQAQRFYIRAAEQASDVGLRRLLADLAEEERDHEQYAARITTDILNASARSAEDATQRRIFVLQYVQPGLAGLMDGSVSTLAPLFAAAFATHNNWQTFLVGLAASIGAGISMGFAEALSDDGSLTGRGSPWLRGFVCGLMTTVGGLGHSVPYLVPDNWANAFWIATAIAGVVVFFELWAIAFIRARYMDTPFLQAVFQIVLGGAIVLAVGILIGAA comes from the coding sequence ATGAAGCCTTTTTCCGCACTTTCCGAGCGTGAGGTATTGGCGGTAGCCATCTCCGCCGAGGAGGAAGACAGCCGCATCTATGCGACATTCGCGGAGGACCTTCAGGAACGCTACCCGGACACCGCCCGCATATTCGAAGCCATGGCGGAGCAGGAGCGCGGGCATCGCCACCGGCTGCTCGATCTCTACGAAAAACGCTTCGGTCCGAACCTCCCTCCGATCCGGCGCGAGGACGTGAAGGGTTTTCTCAAGCGCCGCCCCGTCTGGCTGACCAAGAACCTGTCGCTGGACGTCATTCGCCGCGAGGTGGAGACGATGGAACTGCAGGCGCAGCGGTTCTACATCCGCGCGGCAGAGCAGGCGAGCGATGTCGGTCTGCGCCGTTTGCTCGCGGATCTCGCCGAGGAGGAAAGGGATCACGAGCAATATGCTGCCAGGATCACCACCGACATCCTGAACGCTAGTGCGCGGTCTGCCGAGGATGCGACGCAGCGGCGGATTTTCGTTCTTCAATATGTCCAACCCGGGCTGGCCGGGCTGATGGACGGATCGGTCTCGACGCTTGCGCCATTATTTGCGGCGGCATTCGCGACGCACAACAACTGGCAGACTTTTCTCGTCGGCCTTGCCGCATCGATCGGCGCCGGCATCAGCATGGGCTTTGCCGAGGCGCTCTCAGACGACGGTTCGCTCACGGGGCGCGGTTCACCATGGCTTCGAGGTTTTGTTTGCGGCCTGATGACGACCGTCGGCGGACTTGGACACAGCGTGCCGTATCTCGTCCCCGACAACTGGGCGAATGCGTTCTGGATCGCGACGGCCATCGCGGGGGTCGTGGTCTTCTTCGAACTGTGGGCCATCGCCTTCATTCGGGCGCGATATATGGACACGCCGTTTCTTCAGGCGGTTTTCCAGATCGTCCTTGGCGGCGCCATCGTCCTTGCGGTTGGCATTCTCATCGGAGCGGCATAG
- a CDS encoding DUF47 domain-containing protein, giving the protein MLRLFRSFLPREERFFDLFAQHSRAVSEGARALAGMLEGGEETPVYCQRVNQFENDADNITREVLTAVRRSFITPFDRIDIKNLIGAMDDSIDQMQQTAKAVMLFEVRQFEPPMREIGTLLVQCAELIGKAVPLMDKIGDNLGLLTALTEEIGKLEGRVDDLHDIGLKELFLKHRDANTMDFVVGAEIYKHLEKVADRFDDVANEISSIVIEQV; this is encoded by the coding sequence ATGCTGCGCTTGTTCCGATCCTTTCTGCCGCGGGAGGAGCGGTTTTTCGACCTGTTCGCCCAGCATTCGCGTGCGGTGAGCGAGGGCGCCAGGGCGCTGGCGGGGATGCTGGAAGGCGGCGAGGAGACGCCGGTCTATTGCCAGCGCGTCAACCAGTTCGAGAACGATGCCGATAACATCACCCGCGAGGTGCTGACGGCCGTTCGCCGCAGCTTCATCACCCCGTTCGATCGCATCGACATCAAGAACCTGATCGGCGCGATGGACGACAGCATCGACCAGATGCAGCAGACCGCCAAGGCCGTGATGCTGTTCGAGGTGCGCCAGTTCGAGCCGCCGATGCGCGAGATCGGCACGCTGCTGGTGCAATGCGCCGAACTCATCGGCAAGGCCGTGCCGCTGATGGACAAGATCGGCGACAATCTCGGTCTGCTCACCGCGCTCACCGAGGAGATCGGCAAGCTCGAAGGCCGCGTCGACGACCTGCACGACATCGGGCTGAAGGAGCTGTTCCTCAAACATCGCGACGCCAACACCATGGATTTCGTGGTCGGCGCCGAGATCTACAAGCATCTCGAAAAGGTGGCGGATCGTTTCGACGACGTCGCCAACGAGATCAGCAGCATCGTCATCGAGCAAGTGTAA
- a CDS encoding inorganic phosphate transporter, with product MDATLALPVLIGLIAVALLFDFLNGLHDAANSIATIVSTRVLRPQYAVFWAAFFNFIAFMVFGLHVANTIGTGIVDPGIIDAQVIFAALVGAIVWNVVTWALGIPSSSSHALIGGLLGAGLAKAGLSAAVWSGVIKTLLAIVLSPLIGFLLALLLVAIVSWASVRSTPFAVDRAFRVLQFVSASLYSLGHGGNDAQKTMGIIAVLLYSQGYLGSEFSVPFWVVISCQAAMALGTLMGGWRIVRTMGLRITKLNPMQGFCAETGGAATLFAATFMGVPVSTTHTITGAIVGVGAARRVSAVRWNVASSIVYAWVITIPAAAIVAAATWWAVKLLHLSFI from the coding sequence GTGGACGCCACGCTCGCACTCCCGGTGCTGATCGGCCTGATCGCCGTCGCGCTGCTGTTCGATTTTCTCAACGGCCTGCACGATGCGGCGAATTCGATCGCGACCATCGTCTCGACACGCGTGCTGCGCCCGCAATATGCGGTGTTCTGGGCGGCGTTCTTCAACTTCATCGCGTTCATGGTGTTCGGCCTGCATGTCGCCAACACCATCGGCACCGGCATCGTCGATCCCGGCATCATCGATGCGCAGGTGATCTTTGCGGCGCTGGTCGGCGCCATCGTGTGGAATGTGGTTACTTGGGCGCTCGGCATTCCCTCCAGCTCCTCGCATGCGCTGATCGGCGGGCTGTTGGGGGCTGGCCTCGCCAAGGCCGGTCTGTCGGCTGCGGTGTGGAGCGGCGTGATCAAGACGCTGCTTGCGATCGTGCTCTCGCCGCTGATCGGTTTCCTGCTGGCGCTGCTGCTGGTGGCCATCGTGTCGTGGGCTTCGGTGCGCTCGACGCCCTTTGCGGTGGACCGCGCTTTTCGCGTGCTGCAGTTCGTCTCGGCCTCGCTCTATTCGCTCGGCCATGGCGGCAACGACGCCCAGAAGACCATGGGCATCATCGCGGTGTTGCTCTATTCGCAGGGCTATCTCGGCAGCGAGTTTTCGGTACCGTTCTGGGTCGTGATCTCGTGCCAGGCGGCGATGGCGCTGGGCACCCTGATGGGCGGCTGGCGCATCGTCCGCACCATGGGGCTGCGCATCACCAAGCTGAATCCGATGCAGGGCTTTTGCGCCGAGACCGGCGGCGCGGCGACCCTGTTCGCGGCCACCTTCATGGGCGTGCCGGTGTCCACCACCCACACCATCACCGGCGCCATTGTCGGCGTCGGCGCCGCACGGCGCGTCTCGGCCGTGCGCTGGAACGTGGCGAGTTCGATCGTCTACGCCTGGGTAATCACCATCCCCGCCGCCGCCATCGTCGCCGCGGCGACATGGTGGGCGGTGAAGCTGCTGCATCTGAGTTTTATCTAG
- the sugE gene encoding quaternary ammonium compound efflux SMR transporter SugE, which produces MAWAILFVAGLLEVGWAVGLKYTEGFTKLVPSVLTLTSMAASVGMLALALKELPMGTAYAVWTGIGAVGTAALGIYLFGDPATVARIACIGLIVAGIAGLKLVS; this is translated from the coding sequence ATGGCCTGGGCTATTCTTTTCGTTGCCGGTCTGCTCGAGGTCGGCTGGGCCGTGGGGCTCAAATATACCGAAGGCTTCACAAAACTCGTTCCCTCCGTCCTGACGCTGACCAGCATGGCCGCGTCGGTCGGCATGCTGGCGCTGGCGCTGAAGGAATTGCCGATGGGAACCGCCTATGCGGTGTGGACCGGCATCGGCGCGGTCGGCACCGCGGCGCTGGGGATCTATCTGTTCGGCGATCCCGCCACGGTGGCGCGGATCGCCTGCATCGGACTGATCGTGGCGGGGATCGCAGGGCTCAAGCTGGTGAGCTGA
- a CDS encoding peptide chain release factor 3 gives MSDIAALSNSEASPLALEVARRRTFAIISHPDAGKTTLTEKLLLFGGAINLAGQVKAKGERRNTRSDWMKIERDRGISVVTSVMTFEFQGHVFNLLDTPGHEDFSEDTYRTLTAVDSAIMVIDAAKGIEARTLKLIEVCRLRDIPIITFVNKMDRESRDIFDLLDEIEKTLALDTVPINWPVGRGRDFVGTYDIETSGIRLLEGGGAKTGAAEQIAISELASRNANLDADEIAGELELVKEAGKPFDLQAFREGHMTPVYFGSALRNFGVGDLLEGLGRFAPSPRAQEADVRKVEAEEPRMSAFVFKIQANMDPNHRDRIAFARLCSGKLTRGMKAKLVRTGKNMSLSSPQFFFAQDRAIADEAYAGDVVGIPNHGTLRIGDTLTDGEDITFIGVPSFAPEIVRRVRLGDAMKAKKLKEALQQMSEEGVVQVFRPRDGAPALVGVVGPLQLDVLKARLDAEYQLPVSFEVSEFSLARWISSDDRKKLDTFMSANNSGVADDVDGDPVFLAKNDFYLNYTKERAEGIVFSNVKDVKKKG, from the coding sequence ATGTCCGACATTGCAGCCCTCTCCAATTCCGAAGCGTCGCCGCTTGCCCTCGAGGTTGCCCGCCGCCGCACCTTCGCGATCATCTCGCATCCTGACGCCGGCAAGACCACGCTGACGGAAAAGCTGCTGCTGTTCGGCGGCGCCATCAATCTTGCCGGCCAGGTGAAGGCGAAAGGCGAACGCCGCAACACGCGCTCGGACTGGATGAAGATCGAGCGCGACCGCGGCATCTCGGTCGTCACTTCGGTGATGACGTTCGAATTCCAGGGCCATGTCTTCAACCTCTTGGACACGCCCGGCCACGAAGACTTCTCGGAAGACACCTATCGCACGCTCACGGCGGTGGATTCCGCCATCATGGTGATCGACGCCGCCAAGGGCATCGAGGCGCGCACGCTGAAGCTGATCGAGGTGTGTCGTCTCCGAGACATCCCGATCATCACCTTCGTCAACAAGATGGACCGCGAGAGCCGCGACATCTTCGATCTGCTCGACGAGATCGAGAAGACGCTGGCGCTCGACACCGTGCCGATCAACTGGCCGGTCGGCCGCGGCCGCGATTTCGTCGGCACCTATGACATCGAGACATCAGGCATCCGCCTGCTCGAAGGCGGCGGCGCCAAGACCGGCGCGGCCGAGCAGATCGCCATCTCCGAACTCGCCAGCCGCAACGCCAATCTCGATGCGGACGAAATCGCCGGCGAACTCGAACTCGTCAAGGAGGCCGGAAAGCCGTTCGACCTGCAGGCCTTCCGCGAAGGCCACATGACCCCGGTCTATTTCGGCTCGGCGCTGCGCAATTTCGGCGTCGGCGATCTGCTCGAAGGCCTCGGCCGCTTCGCGCCGTCGCCGCGCGCGCAGGAGGCGGATGTGCGCAAGGTGGAAGCCGAGGAGCCGCGCATGTCGGCCTTCGTGTTCAAGATCCAGGCGAATATGGACCCCAACCACCGCGACCGCATCGCCTTCGCGCGCCTGTGTTCGGGCAAGCTGACGCGCGGCATGAAGGCGAAGCTGGTGCGCACCGGCAAGAACATGTCGCTGTCGTCGCCGCAGTTCTTCTTCGCCCAGGACCGCGCCATTGCGGATGAGGCCTATGCCGGCGACGTGGTCGGCATCCCCAATCACGGCACGCTGCGCATCGGCGACACGCTCACCGACGGCGAGGACATCACCTTCATCGGCGTGCCCTCATTCGCGCCGGAAATCGTCCGCCGCGTCCGCCTCGGCGACGCCATGAAGGCCAAGAAACTCAAGGAAGCCCTGCAGCAGATGTCGGAAGAGGGCGTCGTGCAGGTGTTTCGCCCGCGCGACGGTGCGCCCGCATTGGTGGGCGTCGTCGGCCCGCTGCAGCTCGACGTGCTGAAGGCGCGGCTCGATGCCGAATATCAGCTGCCGGTGAGTTTCGAAGTCTCGGAATTCTCGCTGGCGCGCTGGATCTCGTCGGACGACAGGAAGAAGCTCGACACCTTCATGAGCGCCAACAATTCCGGCGTGGCCGACGACGTCGATGGCGATCCGGTGTTCCTGGCGAAGAACGACTTCTATCTGAACTACACCAAGGAACGCGCCGAAGGCATCGTGTTTTCGAATGTGAAGGACGTGAAGAAGAAGGGCTAG
- a CDS encoding GGDEF domain-containing protein, with protein sequence MDGVVVKTTLQLIAPGILVVFGIAFVCAWLIERKRNYLFWLAAACVLFAFGAMSQILSWPPGAGPNAIVSGALYTAAVIAAVEGILLRSGRPLGPLIDMAILAVFVLLLAYFFYIDRNLIARVYIQNFGYGLLMVIAAWRLTALARGRYVDRALFWVLLLFGLHFFPRTLLTVGFSLPVDRTAFANSVFWQALQLSLAVLGAGLALAILAAAVSDMIDDLRRERDLDPLTGILNRRGFQDRVSAHLHRRGPGDAALALCDIDHFKSINDSLGHDIGDDVLGEVGRLLRGASRRRDIVGRLGGEEFAVFLPDTNEQDAVDYAERLRIAIAQHGFVIPGGARHVTVSFGVGALQPGDDWPSLYKRVDGRLYAAKRGGRNRTIAHGLSSVSDDAPDRHAGHAGNPLAEMG encoded by the coding sequence ATGGACGGGGTCGTCGTCAAGACTACGCTCCAGCTGATAGCGCCCGGCATCCTCGTCGTCTTCGGGATTGCCTTTGTCTGCGCGTGGCTCATCGAGAGGAAGCGCAACTATCTGTTCTGGCTGGCCGCCGCATGCGTGCTGTTTGCCTTCGGCGCCATGTCGCAGATCCTGAGCTGGCCGCCCGGCGCGGGGCCCAATGCCATCGTCTCGGGCGCACTCTACACCGCGGCCGTCATCGCCGCCGTGGAAGGCATCCTGCTGCGATCGGGCAGGCCGCTCGGCCCGCTCATCGATATGGCGATCCTGGCCGTCTTCGTGCTTCTGCTCGCCTATTTCTTTTACATCGACCGCAATCTCATCGCCCGGGTCTACATCCAGAATTTCGGCTACGGCCTGCTGATGGTGATCGCCGCGTGGCGGCTCACCGCCCTGGCGCGCGGGCGCTATGTCGACCGGGCGTTGTTCTGGGTGCTGCTGCTGTTCGGCTTGCATTTCTTTCCGCGCACCCTGCTCACGGTCGGATTTTCCCTGCCGGTGGACAGAACCGCCTTCGCCAATTCGGTGTTCTGGCAGGCGCTGCAGCTGTCGCTCGCCGTGCTCGGGGCGGGCCTCGCGCTGGCCATCCTTGCGGCGGCGGTGTCCGACATGATCGACGACCTGCGCCGCGAACGCGATCTCGACCCGCTGACCGGCATCCTCAACCGCCGCGGCTTTCAGGACCGGGTGTCCGCCCATCTGCACCGGCGCGGCCCGGGCGATGCCGCGCTGGCTCTGTGCGACATCGATCATTTCAAGAGCATCAACGATAGCCTCGGTCATGACATCGGCGACGACGTGCTCGGCGAGGTGGGGCGCCTGCTGCGCGGCGCGTCGCGCAGGCGCGACATTGTCGGGCGGCTGGGCGGCGAGGAGTTTGCGGTGTTCCTGCCGGATACGAACGAGCAGGACGCGGTCGATTACGCCGAACGGCTGCGGATCGCCATCGCGCAGCATGGGTTCGTCATCCCGGGCGGCGCGCGGCACGTCACCGTGAGTTTCGGCGTGGGCGCATTGCAGCCGGGCGACGACTGGCCGAGCCTGTACAAGCGCGTCGACGGGCGGCTGTACGCAGCGAAGCGGGGCGGCCGCAATCGCACCATCGCGCACGGACTATCGAGCGTGTCTGATGATGCACCTGACCGGCACGCGGGACATGCCGGCAATCCGCTGGCGGAAATGGGCTGA